In a genomic window of Sphingomonas lutea:
- the atpD gene encoding F0F1 ATP synthase subunit beta, translating into MATAAPETKPRKKAAPKATAGDASKTPIATSNLTGRVAQVIGAVVDVAFEGELPPILSALETENQGNRLVLEVAQHLGENVVRTIAMDSTDGLTRGQVVNATGSQIRVPVGPKTLGRIMNVVGEPIDERGPIGSDLSAPIHAEAPAFVDQSTEAAILVTGIKVIDLLAPYAKGGKIGLFGGAGVGKTVLIQELINNIAKGHGGVSVFAGVGERTREGNDLYHEFLEAGVIAKDADGNPTPEGSKVALVFGQMNEPPGARARVALSGLTQAEYFRDVEGQDVLFFVDNIFRFTQAGSEVSALLGRIPSAVGYQPTLSTDMGQLQERITSTNKGSITSVQAIYVPADDLTDPAPATSFAHLDATTTLSRAISELGIYPAVDPLDSVSRVLTPAVVGQEHYEVARAVQETLQKYKSLQDIIAILGMDELSEEDKLTVSRARKIQRFLSQPFHVAEVFTGIPGKFVQVEDTVRSFKAVVNGEYDHLPEAAFYMVGGIEEAVAKAEKLAEDA; encoded by the coding sequence ATGGCCACCGCTGCCCCCGAGACCAAGCCCCGCAAGAAGGCCGCGCCGAAAGCGACCGCCGGCGACGCGTCGAAGACGCCGATAGCGACGTCCAACCTGACCGGCCGCGTCGCGCAGGTGATCGGCGCCGTCGTCGACGTCGCGTTTGAAGGCGAGCTTCCGCCGATCCTTTCGGCGCTCGAGACCGAGAATCAGGGCAATCGCCTCGTCCTCGAAGTCGCGCAGCACCTTGGTGAGAATGTCGTTCGCACCATCGCGATGGACTCGACCGACGGTCTGACCCGCGGCCAGGTGGTCAATGCCACCGGCAGCCAGATCCGCGTGCCCGTCGGCCCCAAGACGCTCGGCCGCATCATGAATGTCGTCGGTGAACCGATCGACGAGCGCGGCCCGATCGGGTCGGATCTTTCGGCCCCGATCCACGCCGAGGCCCCGGCCTTCGTCGACCAGTCGACCGAAGCCGCCATCCTCGTCACCGGAATCAAGGTCATCGACCTGCTCGCCCCCTACGCGAAGGGCGGCAAGATCGGCCTGTTCGGCGGCGCCGGCGTCGGCAAGACCGTGCTCATCCAGGAACTGATCAACAACATCGCCAAGGGCCACGGCGGCGTGTCGGTGTTTGCCGGCGTCGGCGAGCGCACGCGCGAAGGCAACGATCTTTATCACGAGTTCCTCGAGGCCGGGGTTATCGCCAAGGATGCTGACGGCAATCCGACGCCCGAAGGCTCGAAGGTCGCGCTCGTATTCGGCCAGATGAACGAGCCGCCGGGCGCCCGCGCCCGCGTCGCCTTGTCGGGCCTGACGCAGGCGGAATATTTCCGCGACGTCGAGGGCCAGGACGTCCTGTTCTTCGTCGATAACATCTTCCGCTTCACCCAGGCGGGTTCGGAAGTGTCGGCGCTGCTCGGCCGCATCCCCTCGGCCGTGGGCTATCAGCCGACCCTGTCGACCGACATGGGCCAGCTGCAGGAGCGGATCACCTCGACCAACAAGGGCTCGATCACCTCGGTGCAGGCGATTTACGTGCCGGCCGACGACTTGACCGACCCGGCGCCGGCCACCTCCTTCGCCCACTTGGACGCGACGACGACGCTGAGCCGCGCGATTTCGGAGCTGGGCATCTACCCGGCGGTCGATCCGCTCGACTCGGTCAGCCGCGTTCTGACCCCCGCGGTCGTCGGCCAGGAGCATTATGAAGTCGCCCGCGCCGTCCAGGAGACGCTGCAGAAGTACAAGAGCCTGCAGGACATCATCGCCATCCTCGGCATGGACGAGCTTAGCGAAGAAGATAAGCTCACCGTCAGCCGCGCGCGCAAGATCCAGCGCTTCCTGAGCCAACCGTTCCACGTCGCCGAAGTGTTTACCGGCATCCCGGGCAAGTTCGTCCAGGTCGAAGATACGGTGCGCTCGTTCAAGGCGGTCGTGAACGGCGAGTACGACCATCTTCCGGAAGCGGCTTTCTACATGGTCGGCGGCATCGAAGAAGCCGTCGCCAAGGCCGAAAAGCTGGCCGAGGACGCGTAA
- a CDS encoding F0F1 ATP synthase subunit gamma, whose amino-acid sequence MASLKALKLRIGSVKSTQKITKAMKMVAAAKLRRAQQNAESGRPYSSRMSGVIASLASNVTPGPQSPKLLTGTGKDDTHLIIVATSDRGLAGAFNTNVVRAARKAADELTASGKTVFFYIVGRKGRPVLQRFYPKGIIAQYDTSEMKAPTYADAQKIAKDVIDRYQTDGIDVVHLAYANFRSTLVQEPVVDQIIPVKPAAANENKGNASLAAIEYEPDEEEILADLLPRNIAIQIYRALLENQAGFYGSQMTAMDNATRNAGDMINKLSIQYNRQRQAVITTELIEIISGAEAL is encoded by the coding sequence ATGGCCTCACTCAAGGCCCTCAAACTTCGCATCGGCTCGGTGAAGTCGACGCAGAAGATCACCAAGGCGATGAAGATGGTCGCCGCGGCGAAGCTGCGCCGTGCGCAGCAGAATGCCGAATCCGGCCGTCCCTATTCGTCGCGGATGAGCGGCGTCATCGCCTCGCTGGCCTCGAACGTCACGCCGGGGCCGCAAAGCCCCAAGCTGCTCACCGGCACGGGCAAGGACGACACGCATCTAATCATCGTCGCGACCAGTGACCGTGGTCTTGCAGGTGCGTTCAACACCAACGTGGTGCGCGCCGCGCGCAAGGCGGCTGACGAGCTGACCGCTTCCGGCAAGACGGTGTTCTTCTACATCGTCGGCCGCAAGGGCCGCCCGGTGCTGCAGCGCTTCTACCCCAAGGGAATCATCGCGCAGTACGATACGAGCGAGATGAAGGCGCCGACCTACGCCGACGCGCAGAAGATCGCGAAGGATGTCATCGACCGCTATCAGACGGACGGCATCGACGTGGTCCACCTCGCCTACGCGAACTTCCGCTCGACGCTGGTGCAGGAACCGGTGGTCGACCAGATCATCCCCGTGAAGCCGGCCGCCGCCAATGAGAACAAGGGCAATGCCTCCCTCGCGGCGATCGAATATGAGCCCGACGAGGAGGAAATCCTCGCCGACCTGCTGCCGCGCAACATCGCAATCCAGATCTATCGCGCTCTGCTCGAGAATCAGGCGGGCTTCTACGGCTCGCAAATGACCGCGATGGACAATGCCACGCGCAACGCCGGCGACATGATCAACAAGCTGTCGATCCAGTACAACCGGCAGCGCCAAGCGGTCATCACGACCGAGCTGATCGAAATCATTTCAGGCGCCGAAGCGCTCTAA
- the atpA gene encoding F0F1 ATP synthase subunit alpha, whose translation MDIRAAEISRVIRDQIANFDADAQVSEVGTVLSVGDGIARIYGLDNVQAGEMVEFDNGTKGMALNLEADNVGVVIFGSDSEISEGSTVKRTGTIVDVPIGKGLLGRVVDALGNPIDGKGPLTDVTRSRVEVKAPGIIPRKSVHEPVQTGLKALDALVPIGRGQRELIIGDRQTGKTAVALDTFINQKQANAGDDEKQKLYCIYVAVGQKRSTVAQIVRALEENGAMEYSIVVAATASEPAPLQFLAPYTGCAMGEYFRDNGMHAVIVYDDLSKQAVAYRQMSLLLRRPPGREAYPGDVFYLHSRLLERAAKMNDDLGGGSLTALPVIETQAGDVSAYIPTNVISITDGQIFLETDLFYQGIRPAINVGLSVSRVGSAAQTKAMKKVSGSIKLELAQYREMAAFAQFGSDLDASTQRLLARGARLTELLKQAQYQPMPVEEQVASIFAGTQGFLDPVDTKDVVRYEAAMLSYMRSEKPEVLAKIRDTKALDDDTAKALKDALTAFGKQFA comes from the coding sequence ATGGACATCCGCGCCGCTGAAATCTCCCGCGTTATTCGCGATCAGATCGCGAACTTCGACGCCGATGCGCAGGTTTCCGAAGTCGGGACCGTTCTGTCCGTCGGCGACGGCATCGCGCGTATCTACGGCCTCGACAACGTCCAGGCCGGTGAGATGGTCGAATTCGACAACGGCACCAAGGGCATGGCGCTCAACCTCGAAGCCGATAATGTCGGCGTCGTGATCTTCGGTTCGGACTCGGAGATCAGCGAAGGTTCGACCGTCAAGCGCACCGGCACCATCGTCGACGTGCCGATCGGCAAGGGCCTCCTCGGCCGCGTCGTCGACGCGCTCGGCAACCCGATCGACGGCAAGGGTCCGCTCACGGACGTGACCCGCAGCCGTGTCGAAGTGAAGGCCCCGGGCATCATCCCGCGCAAGTCGGTGCATGAGCCCGTGCAGACCGGCCTCAAGGCGCTCGACGCGCTGGTGCCGATTGGCCGCGGCCAGCGCGAGCTGATCATCGGCGACCGCCAGACCGGCAAGACCGCCGTCGCGCTCGACACCTTCATCAACCAGAAGCAGGCCAACGCCGGCGACGACGAAAAGCAGAAGCTCTACTGCATCTACGTCGCCGTCGGGCAGAAGCGCTCGACCGTCGCGCAGATCGTCCGCGCGCTCGAAGAAAATGGCGCGATGGAATATTCGATCGTCGTCGCCGCGACCGCGTCGGAGCCGGCCCCGCTGCAGTTCCTCGCGCCCTACACCGGCTGCGCGATGGGCGAATATTTCCGCGACAACGGCATGCACGCGGTCATCGTTTACGACGATCTGTCCAAGCAGGCCGTCGCCTACCGCCAGATGTCGCTTCTGCTGCGCCGCCCGCCGGGCCGCGAAGCCTATCCCGGCGACGTTTTCTATCTCCACAGCCGCCTGCTCGAGCGCGCGGCGAAGATGAACGACGACCTCGGCGGCGGGTCGTTGACCGCGCTGCCGGTCATCGAAACGCAGGCGGGCGACGTGTCGGCCTACATTCCGACCAACGTGATTTCGATCACCGACGGCCAGATCTTCCTGGAAACCGACCTGTTCTACCAGGGCATCCGCCCGGCGATTAACGTCGGCCTGTCGGTCAGCCGCGTCGGCTCGGCCGCGCAGACCAAGGCGATGAAGAAGGTCTCGGGCTCGATCAAGCTGGAGCTCGCGCAGTATCGCGAAATGGCGGCGTTCGCGCAGTTCGGTTCCGACCTCGACGCCTCGACCCAGCGACTGCTGGCCCGCGGCGCGCGGCTTACCGAGCTCTTGAAGCAGGCGCAGTATCAGCCGATGCCGGTTGAAGAGCAGGTCGCCTCGATCTTCGCCGGTACGCAGGGCTTCCTCGATCCCGTCGATACCAAGGACGTCGTCCGCTACGAAGCCGCGATGCTGAGCTACATGCGCTCGGAAAAGCCCGAAGTGCTCGCCAAGATCCGCGACACCAAGGCGCTCGACGACGATACCGCCAAGGCGCTCAAGGACGCGCTCACCGCGTTCGGGAAGCAGTTCGCGTAA
- a CDS encoding F0F1 ATP synthase subunit delta: METSGGIRASLAGRYASALFDLARDQKQIDSVSRSLDALNQALLDSKDFAELIASPLVSRDEAGQAVAALGPQLGLDPITTNFVGVLARNGRKNQLRAVIRAFRRLASEHRGETTAEVVTARPLNDDQLTQLKQQLRTRAGRDVNLDAQVDPAILGGIVVKLGSQMIDASIRTKLNRLAQAMKG, encoded by the coding sequence GTGGAGACATCCGGCGGCATTCGAGCCAGCTTAGCGGGGCGTTACGCCTCCGCTCTGTTCGACCTTGCTCGTGACCAGAAACAGATCGATTCGGTCAGCCGCAGCCTTGATGCGCTGAACCAGGCTTTGCTCGACTCGAAGGATTTTGCAGAGCTGATCGCGAGCCCGCTGGTTTCGCGCGACGAGGCTGGCCAGGCGGTCGCCGCGCTCGGGCCGCAGCTTGGGCTCGACCCGATCACCACCAATTTCGTCGGCGTGCTTGCGCGCAACGGCCGCAAGAACCAGCTTCGCGCCGTCATTCGCGCCTTCCGCCGCCTGGCGTCGGAGCATCGCGGCGAAACCACCGCCGAAGTCGTCACCGCGCGACCCCTCAACGACGATCAGCTCACCCAGCTGAAGCAGCAACTCCGCACCCGCGCCGGCCGCGACGTCAATCTCGACGCCCAGGTCGATCCTGCCATCCTCGGCGGCATCGTGGTCAAGCTGGGCAGCCAGATGATCGACGCTTCCATCCGCACCAAACTCAACCGACTTGCCCAGGCAATGAAGGGCTGA
- a CDS encoding GNAT family N-acetyltransferase, whose amino-acid sequence MSGFSFHQDDLDSPDVQALLDSHFAQMRSNSPPDACHVLPIDGLRDAEVTLWSAREDGRLLGVGALKQLSPDHGEVKSMRTAPDALGRGVGRALLHHIIGEARRRGYRRLSLETGSTAPFAAALRLYAQEGFVPCGPFGGYADTPFTRFFTREI is encoded by the coding sequence ATGTCCGGCTTCTCCTTCCATCAGGACGATCTCGACAGTCCCGACGTCCAAGCGCTGCTCGACTCGCATTTCGCGCAGATGCGGTCGAATTCGCCGCCGGATGCGTGTCACGTCCTTCCCATTGACGGCCTGCGCGATGCCGAAGTGACCTTATGGTCCGCGCGCGAGGATGGCCGGCTTCTCGGCGTCGGGGCGCTCAAGCAATTGTCGCCTGACCATGGCGAAGTGAAATCGATGCGGACGGCGCCCGACGCGCTCGGCCGCGGCGTTGGGCGGGCGCTGCTGCACCATATCATCGGCGAAGCGCGACGCCGTGGATATCGCCGGCTCAGCCTGGAAACGGGCAGCACCGCGCCCTTCGCCGCCGCGCTGCGCCTCTACGCGCAAGAAGGCTTCGTTCCCTGCGGGCCGTTCGGCGGCTACGCCGACACCCCGTTCACGCGATTTTTCACACGCGAAATCTGA
- a CDS encoding bifunctional transcriptional activator/DNA repair enzyme AdaA, with amino-acid sequence MRNLDLAIDPDTAWTAFMDRDRRWDGRVIGAVKTTGIYCKPSCPARRPRRENVEFFGSAAEARSAGYRACLRCKPDEVGRDRDAVAKAVKLIEQAEEAPALADLAAAVDYAPHHFQRLFKRDLGVSPAEYARALRNRRAEAALKGNGRITDAVYDAGYQSPSGFYSDAKERLGMKPSAWRDGGRGETIRWTQFDSPIGPMMLAATPRGICRLTFDEDEAALRRLFPNATLTKDDGGLRELVEGALAAIAQPASARELPIDVAGTAFQEAVWRELRKIPLGETRSYAQIAAAIGQPKAVRAVGTANGDNHVAVLIPCHRVIRSDGSLGGYAGGLDRKRHLLAAEGCGERAPQLPLVE; translated from the coding sequence ATGCGAAATCTTGACCTGGCGATCGACCCAGACACGGCGTGGACGGCCTTCATGGACCGCGACCGTCGATGGGACGGCCGCGTCATCGGCGCCGTGAAGACCACCGGCATCTATTGCAAGCCAAGCTGCCCCGCGCGCCGTCCGAGGCGCGAGAATGTCGAATTCTTCGGCTCGGCGGCGGAGGCCAGGAGCGCGGGCTATCGCGCCTGCTTGCGTTGCAAGCCCGACGAGGTCGGGCGCGACCGCGATGCGGTGGCGAAGGCGGTGAAGCTGATCGAACAGGCCGAGGAGGCGCCGGCGCTCGCCGATCTCGCCGCCGCCGTCGATTACGCGCCGCATCATTTCCAGCGGTTGTTCAAGCGCGACCTAGGCGTATCGCCGGCAGAATATGCGCGCGCCTTGCGCAACCGCCGCGCCGAGGCCGCGCTCAAGGGCAACGGACGGATCACCGATGCCGTGTACGACGCCGGCTACCAGAGCCCGAGCGGCTTTTATTCGGATGCGAAGGAACGGCTGGGCATGAAACCCTCGGCGTGGCGCGATGGTGGGCGCGGCGAAACGATCCGCTGGACTCAGTTCGACAGCCCGATCGGCCCGATGATGCTGGCCGCGACGCCGCGCGGCATCTGCCGGCTGACGTTCGACGAGGACGAGGCCGCGCTGCGCCGCCTATTCCCCAACGCCACGCTCACCAAGGACGATGGCGGGCTCCGCGAGCTGGTCGAAGGCGCGCTCGCGGCCATCGCGCAGCCGGCCAGCGCGCGCGAACTGCCGATCGACGTCGCCGGCACGGCGTTCCAGGAGGCCGTATGGCGCGAATTGCGCAAGATCCCGCTTGGTGAAACGCGCAGCTATGCGCAGATCGCCGCCGCGATCGGCCAGCCCAAGGCGGTGCGCGCGGTCGGGACGGCGAACGGCGACAATCATGTCGCGGTCCTCATTCCCTGCCATCGCGTGATCCGCAGCGACGGGTCGCTTGGCGGTTACGCCGGCGGGCTCGACCGCAAGCGGCACCTGCTCGCGGCCGAAGGGTGCGGCGAACGCGCGCCACAGCTGCCGCTGGTCGAATAG
- a CDS encoding CPBP family intramembrane glutamic endopeptidase: protein MHDDSDEDDFRPNWHKIADFPLVTLLIATTLFALALGGGILAGRALPPMDPLLSLVIQSLVTITLAMIVYKVVIAHIGFIHKDELRFDGALRETGIGLAFGAGLFTLIVALAALLDVYNIIGMGSARQLPNILLATTIVPAVMEEMFFRGILFRWVEEFTGSWAALVLTSALFGLAHIGNDNATWFSSFAIAVEAGVLLGGAYMLTRSLWMPIGLHAAWNFTQGFIFDVPVSGIDSQGIVEARLSGPELLSGGQFGLEASILALLVATAAGVWLIRRAMLEDRLVEPWWVRRRRSQEAVRIDVDADAGL, encoded by the coding sequence ATGCACGACGACAGCGACGAGGACGACTTTCGGCCGAACTGGCACAAGATCGCCGATTTTCCACTTGTCACGCTGCTGATCGCCACGACCTTGTTCGCGCTTGCGCTGGGCGGCGGCATCCTCGCCGGGCGCGCCTTGCCGCCGATGGACCCCTTGCTGTCGCTGGTCATCCAGTCGCTGGTGACGATCACGCTGGCAATGATCGTCTACAAGGTCGTCATCGCGCACATCGGCTTCATCCATAAGGACGAACTGCGGTTCGATGGCGCGTTGCGCGAGACGGGGATCGGGCTGGCTTTCGGCGCGGGCTTGTTCACGCTGATCGTCGCGCTGGCTGCGCTTCTCGACGTCTACAACATCATCGGCATGGGCTCGGCGCGCCAGCTGCCCAACATCCTGCTGGCGACGACGATCGTCCCCGCGGTGATGGAGGAGATGTTCTTCCGCGGCATCCTGTTCCGCTGGGTCGAGGAATTTACTGGAAGCTGGGCGGCGCTGGTGCTGACCTCGGCGCTGTTCGGGCTGGCGCACATCGGCAACGACAATGCGACCTGGTTCTCGTCCTTCGCCATCGCGGTCGAAGCGGGGGTCCTGCTGGGCGGTGCCTACATGCTGACGCGCAGCCTGTGGATGCCGATCGGCCTCCACGCGGCGTGGAATTTTACGCAAGGCTTCATCTTCGACGTGCCCGTGTCCGGCATCGATTCGCAGGGCATCGTCGAAGCCCGCCTGTCGGGTCCAGAACTGCTGTCGGGCGGGCAGTTTGGGCTCGAAGCGTCGATCCTCGCCTTGCTTGTCGCGACCGCGGCGGGTGTTTGGCTGATCCGGCGCGCGATGCTGGAAGATCGGCTAGTCGAACCGTGGTGGGTGCGGCGGCGGCGGTCACAGGAAGCTGTACGGATCGACGTCGACGCTGACGCGGGTCTTTGA
- a CDS encoding primosomal protein N' has translation MNAALGPLDYRVPDGMNVEPGSVVVAPLGPRQMLGVVWEADRLPSEEVGDNRLRPLAGMLDVRPIAAPLRRLCEWTADYYLAPLAAVLRMVLPSSAALDGPRQLTEYRPTGQIPDRLTPQRERALATLDGRQGTIRELADIAQVSDAVLRGLVNAGALEPVAVDADRLLACPNPDYAAPDLNDEQAAAAQSLSAAIGQGFDPVLLDGVTGSGKTEVYFEAIAECLRQGRQALVLLPEIALTEPFLKRFEARFGCAPVAWHSGLRSSERRRNWRGIASGEAKVTVGARSALFLPYRNLGLIVVDEAHEPTFKQEDGVQYHARDTAVMRGKFEDILVILSSATPAIESRHMVEIGRYREVTLAQRFAGAQLPSIRALDLTQDPPPRGRWLAPELVGELEANLAAGEQSLLFLNRRGFAPLTLCRHCGHRFQCPNCTAWMVEHRLTRRLACHHCGHVMPPPQACPECGEEDSLVACGPGVERIADEVAELLPEARTAIVTSDTIWSPQRAAEFVAAMDGGEIDIVIGTQLVTKGYHFPNLTLVGVVDADLGLAGGDLRAAERSFQQIQQVAGRAGRGDKPGRVLIQSHDPEAPVIAALVSGDAPGFYAAETEARKDAAMPPFGRLAAIVVSAEDASEAEAVARRIGHAAPEVDGMVVFGPAPAPLAMLRGRHRQRILVHARRSLDVQDVIRDWLAGVEWGSKTRVSVDVDPYSFL, from the coding sequence TTGAACGCCGCGCTTGGGCCGCTCGATTACCGCGTACCTGATGGCATGAATGTCGAGCCGGGGTCGGTGGTCGTTGCCCCGCTCGGCCCGCGTCAAATGCTCGGCGTCGTATGGGAAGCGGATCGGCTGCCCAGCGAGGAGGTCGGGGATAATCGCCTCCGTCCTCTGGCCGGCATGCTCGACGTCCGGCCGATCGCCGCGCCGCTGCGGCGGCTGTGCGAATGGACCGCGGATTATTATCTCGCGCCGCTTGCGGCGGTACTGCGGATGGTGCTGCCCTCGTCCGCCGCGCTCGACGGCCCGCGCCAGCTCACGGAATATCGGCCGACCGGCCAAATCCCGGATCGCCTGACCCCGCAGCGTGAACGAGCACTCGCTACGCTTGACGGCCGCCAGGGCACGATCCGCGAACTCGCCGACATCGCGCAGGTCAGCGATGCCGTTCTGCGCGGGCTGGTCAACGCCGGTGCGCTCGAACCTGTGGCGGTCGATGCCGACCGGCTGCTCGCCTGCCCGAACCCCGATTACGCCGCGCCCGACCTCAACGACGAGCAGGCCGCCGCCGCGCAGAGCCTTTCCGCAGCCATCGGCCAAGGTTTCGACCCCGTCTTGCTCGACGGCGTCACCGGATCCGGCAAGACCGAGGTCTATTTCGAAGCGATTGCGGAATGCCTGCGCCAAGGGCGGCAGGCGCTGGTGCTGCTCCCCGAAATCGCGCTGACCGAGCCGTTCCTCAAGCGCTTCGAAGCGCGCTTTGGCTGTGCCCCGGTCGCGTGGCATTCGGGGCTGCGGTCGTCGGAGCGGCGGCGCAACTGGCGCGGCATCGCCAGCGGCGAGGCAAAGGTCACCGTCGGCGCGCGCTCGGCCTTGTTCCTGCCCTACCGGAACCTCGGCCTGATCGTCGTCGACGAAGCGCACGAGCCGACCTTCAAGCAGGAAGACGGCGTCCAATATCACGCCCGCGACACGGCTGTGATGCGCGGCAAGTTCGAGGACATTCTGGTGATCCTGTCGTCGGCGACTCCGGCGATCGAGAGCCGCCACATGGTCGAAATCGGCCGCTACCGCGAAGTTACGCTGGCGCAGCGCTTCGCCGGCGCGCAGCTGCCCAGCATCCGCGCCCTCGACCTGACGCAGGACCCGCCGCCGCGCGGCCGCTGGCTTGCGCCGGAGCTAGTCGGCGAGCTCGAGGCCAATCTCGCCGCGGGCGAGCAGAGCCTGCTGTTCCTCAACCGCCGCGGCTTTGCCCCGCTGACCTTGTGCCGCCACTGCGGCCACCGCTTTCAATGCCCCAATTGCACCGCGTGGATGGTCGAGCACCGGCTGACCCGGCGCCTTGCCTGCCACCATTGCGGCCATGTCATGCCGCCGCCCCAGGCGTGTCCCGAGTGCGGCGAAGAGGACAGTCTGGTCGCCTGCGGGCCTGGCGTCGAGCGCATCGCCGACGAGGTGGCCGAATTGCTACCCGAGGCGCGCACCGCGATCGTCACCTCGGACACCATCTGGTCGCCACAGCGCGCCGCCGAATTCGTCGCGGCGATGGACGGGGGTGAGATCGACATCGTCATCGGCACGCAATTGGTGACCAAGGGCTATCACTTCCCCAATCTGACCCTGGTCGGCGTGGTCGATGCCGACCTTGGCCTCGCGGGCGGCGACCTGCGCGCGGCCGAGCGCAGCTTCCAGCAGATCCAGCAAGTCGCGGGCCGGGCCGGGCGCGGCGACAAGCCGGGGCGCGTTCTCATCCAGTCGCACGATCCGGAGGCGCCGGTGATCGCCGCGCTGGTGTCGGGCGACGCGCCCGGCTTTTACGCCGCCGAGACCGAAGCGCGGAAAGATGCGGCAATGCCGCCCTTCGGCCGCCTCGCGGCGATCGTCGTCTCGGCGGAGGATGCGAGCGAGGCCGAGGCGGTCGCCCGCCGCATCGGCCATGCCGCCCCGGAGGTGGACGGGATGGTGGTATTCGGCCCCGCGCCCGCCCCGCTCGCCATGCTGCGCGGCCGCCATCGCCAACGGATTCTCGTCCATGCGCGGCGGAGCCTCGACGTGCAGGACGTCATCCGCGACTGGCTGGCGGGCGTCGAATGGGGGTCAAAGACCCGCGTCAGCGTCGACGTCGATCCGTACAGCTTCCTGTGA